In one Penaeus monodon isolate SGIC_2016 chromosome 20, NSTDA_Pmon_1, whole genome shotgun sequence genomic region, the following are encoded:
- the LOC119585580 gene encoding putative elongator complex protein 1 encodes MRNLRLSDHASEALHNNSEGLLCVHPITSTVYRVDKDGLEIIKGDSEEFPQLMWSNSDIQTSKIVQVDFVTAINALCIITNEGDVFTVNTENGEVEVVGSVSAGLDAACWSPDQELLVLVTRDSSVVMMTAEFDPLVEFPLNHDGFGESEFINIGWGKKETQFHGQQGKAAAKSGKSAAVPVSEWDDLKPRISWRGDGQMFAVSYVTSESKCRRIRVINNEGVLQYTSEETSGLEHSLSWKPSGSLIASSQRLPNKHDIVFFEKNGLRHGEFSLPFKPSEVLVKEVMWNQDSTVLLVWLEKLENNAVTSSIIQLWTTGNYHWYLKQELKYNEKICHICWDNEAPLILYLLTATQYYYYSWTFHTDISQGQGVSDLAQVGVIDGTKLKMTPFRQAVVPPPMSAYVITFQDCIQAVMFAPSVIRKCEASPDSSLCVEDSGFLEAFDPPGCNSNNLCVVHGSGILSFLTQAHASDENLDDQGCGVQVTGAGGNGFTIKVKVHRVFAQHQIEWEIEPKPKESILLYNWLWVSKNTMIAFYKEENSFMAVIDLQSLGSEAGRTVVRTVLPLEDTVLSVASAPDGSMLVLQLTSGALVKADLGLQKIEPFEVDGREVQFPTVCQKLAVAPVDEGTDVAVLGLTRRNRLYWGDKQLLPNCTSFHIHNGHLLVTSSNHLLLTIPLMRKAFEKLLEGKIEDSWAVSARKVERGSQLVTAVPLDMRVVLQMPRGNLEVISPRPLAVHLIKRLLNEHNYHQAIDIMRKQRVDLNLLYDHNPEDFFKHTVHFVQNIDNSHWLDLFIANLSEVDVTNTMYFFNYSEQQTKRPYPQSNKIDAVCTAIREAMMKVNQEKFLLPILTSYVKMTKSQMDVALRTVQELKDTKDNKHVVSAEEGLKHLLYIADVNELFDVALGTYDFDLVMMVAEKSQKDPKEYLPFLNELRKLEEDYMKFKINVHLRRFRKALECIGHGRDHMEECMNLIVSENLYRDALQMFANNHDMHQAVCESYASYLMSRQHHNEAGMMYMRAQRMEDAMNAYRLSGNWKMVLVMGAKLKLNKEKMTDLCYALVENLKDRRLYADAAWIYEDYLKNEEEAVDLLVKASQWEDALRVAYRYGRPDLVDTNIKPGCIEQGETCLQELDRLRDTFTHYCSRLEIAREVKEKQHLDILEGRGEANLDSDLYSDTSTVTGISYTQSHTVGSRSGSSVSGKTFRSSKNRKKLERKKYSTKEGSAYEDLGLVVALHETITTADQMATSVTALATSLVTFGIDHKAAELQTKFSALLDLIDKNKKKIWPPDVQADEEEPQFGPHLTTDGAVNLFERNDPRHIPFATQRVKELEPCHRHPPPVTRPKNWALHMLKQK; translated from the exons gaTAGTGAAGAGTTCCCTCAGTTGATGTGGAGTAACTCCGATATACAGACATCCAAGATTGTTCAAGTAGATTTTGTGACTGCAATCAATGCTTTGTGCATTATAACCAACGAAGGGGATGTCTTTACAGTAAATACTGAGAATGGAGAG GTTGAAGTTGTCGGATCTGTTTCCGCGGGCTTAGATGCTGCCTGCTGGAGCCCCGACCAGGAACTCCTTGTCCTGGTCACTCGGGATTCCAGTGTTGTTATGATGACAGCAGAGTTCGATCCTCTTGTTGAATTTCCACTCAATCATGATGGTTTTGGTGAGAGTGAGTTCATTAACATtgggtgggggaagaaggagacgCAGTTCCACGGCCAGCAGGGCAAAGCTGCGGCAAAGAGCGGGAAGAGCGCAGCTGTGCCTGTGTCAGAATGGGACGACCTTAAGCCTCGGATCAGTTGGCGCGGAGACGGCCAAATGTTTGCAGTCAGTTATGTCACTAGTGAAAGCAAGTGCCGCAGGATAAGAGTGATAAACAATGAAGGTGTTTTGCAATATACAAGTGAAGAGACTTCTGGCCTTGAGCACTCACTGTCCTGGAAGCCATCAGGTAGCTTAATTGCCTCATCGCAGAGGCTCCCAAACAAACACGATATTGTGTTTTTTGAGAAAAATGGTCTCCGACATGGGGAATTTTCTCTGCCATTCAAGCCTTCGGAAGTGCTCGTGAAGGAAGTCATGTGGAACCAAGATTCCACTGTGTTGTTAGTCTGGCTAGAGAAGCTTGAAAACAATGCAGTAACATCCAGCATTATCCAGCTTTGGACAACAGGAAATTACCACTGGTATCTGAAACAAGAGCTCAAATATAATGAGAAGATTTGTCACATTTGTTGGGATAATGAGGCTCCTCTCATTCTATACCTCCTAACTGCTACTCAGTATTATTACTACAGCTGGACTTTTCACACTGACATATCTCAAGGACAAGGTGTCTCAGATCTGGCCCAGGTTGGAGTGATTGATGGAACCAAATTGAAAATGACCCCATTCAGGCAGGCTGTGGTACCGCCACCGATGTCCGCATATGTGATCACTTTCCAGGACTGCATCCAAGCTGTGATGTTTGCCCCATCAGTTATCAGGAAATGTGAGGCATCGCCAGACAGCTCCCTGTGTGTCGAGGATTCGGGTTTCCTTGAGGCTTTTGACCCTCCAGGTTGTAACAGTAACAACCTGTGTGTTGTTCATGGGTCAGGCATCCTCTCTTTTCTGACGCAGGCTCATGCCAGCGATGAAAACTTAGACGATCAAGGTTGTGGGGTTCAAGTTACCGGAGCAGGAGGGAACGGGTTTACTATCAAAGTAAAAGTTCACAGAGTATTTGCTCAACATCAGATAGAATGGGAAATTGAGCCAAAACCCAAAGAGTCCATTTTGCTTTATAATTGGCTATGGGTATCCAAAAATACAATGATAGCATTTTATAAAGAAGAGAATAGTTTTATGGCTGTCATTGATTTACAGTCACTAGGGTCTGAAGCAGGCAGAACAGTTGTGAGGACTGTTTTACCTCTCGAGGACACAGTCCTAAGTGTTGCTTCTGCTCCAGATGGATCCATGTTGGTCTTACAGTTAACTTCTGGAGCTCTTGTAAAAGCTGATCTGGGGTTACAGAAAATAGAACCATTTGAAGTAGATGGACGTGAAGTGCAGTTTCCAACTGTGTGTCAGAAATTAGCAGTAGCCCCAGTTGACGAAGGAACAGATGTTGCTGTTTTAGGTTTGACGCGTAGAAATCGTCTCTATTGGGGAGACAAGCAACTTCTTCCTAATTGTACTTCTTTCCATATTCATAATGGTCATTTGCTTGTAACTTCTTCAAATCACTTACTTCTCACAATTCCTTTGATGCGAAAAGCTTTTGAAAAACTACTGGAGGGGAAGATTGAGGATTCGTGGGCAGTGAGCGCACGTAAGGTGGAAAGAGGCTCCCAGTTAGTGACAGCAGTGCCCCTGGATATGAGAGTTGTCCTTCAGATGCCACGTGGCAACCTGGAAGTTATAAGTCCAAGGCCTCTAGCAGTCCATCTGATAAAACGCCTCTTAAATGAACACAATTACCACCAGGCAATTGACATCATGCGGAAACAACGTGTTGATCTGAATCTTTTATATGATCACAACCCGGAGGATTTCTTCAAGCACACTGTTCACTTTGTGCAAAATATTGACAATTCTCACTGGCTGGATTTGTTCATAGCAAACTTAAGTGAAGTTGACGTGACAAACACAATGTACTTCTTTAATTATAGTGAGCAACAGACCAAGAGGCCATACCCTCAGAGCAACAAGATTGATGCAGTATGCACAGCAATAAGGGAAGCAATGATGAAAGTAAACCAGGAAAAGTTCCTTCTGCCAATTCTAACTTCATATGTAAAAATGACCAAGAGTCAGATGGACGTTGCTCTGAGGACGGTCCAAGAACTCAAGGACACAAAGGATAACAAGCATGTAGTTTCTGCTGAAGAAGGACTCAAACATTTACTGTACATAGCTGATGTGAATGAGCTATTTGATGTTGCGCTTGGTACCTATGACTTTGATTTAGTTATGATGGTGGCAGAAAAATCACAGAAAGACCCCAAGGAATATCTACCATTTTTAAATGAACTTAGGAAATTAGAAGAAGATTATATGAAGTTCAAGATAAACGTACATCTCCGAAGGTTCAGAAAAGCTCTTGAGTGTATAGGTCATGGCAGAGATCACATGGAAGAATGTATGAACCTCATTGTATCTGAAAATCTGTATAGGGATGCTTTGCAGATGTTTGCAAATAACCATGATATGCACCAAGCAGTATGTGAAAGTTATGCGAGCTATCTGATGTCAAGACAGCATCATAATGAAGCAGGTATGATGTATATGCGTGCACAGAGGATGGAAGATGCCATGAATGCTTATAGGTTGTCAGGAAACTGGAAGATGGTATTGGTTATGGGAGCAAAGTTAAAGCTCAACAAGGAGAAAATGACTGATTTATGTTACGCATTAGTCGAGAACCTGAAAGATAGAAGACTCTATGCTGATGCTGCCTGGATTTATGAGGATTATttgaaaaatgaggaggaagctGTCGATCTCCTGGTGAAGGCAAGTCAGTGGGAAGATGCGCTAAGAGTAGCCTATAGATATGGACGCCCAGATCTTGTTGACACCAATATCAAACCTGGATGCATAGAACAGGGGGAAACTTGTTTGCAAGAACTTGATAGACTTAGAGACACCTTCACTCACTACTGCTCTCGTCTTGAGATTgcgagagaagtgaaagaaaagcagCACCTTGATATcttagaaggaaggggagaagcaaACCTTGATAGTGACCTATACTCAGATACAAGCACAGTAACAGGCATCTCATACACTCAAAGCCACACAGTTGGATCTCGCAGTGGTTCGTCCGTGTCAGGGAAGACCTTTCGTTCTAGTAAGAACAGAAAGAAACTGGAGCGCAAGAAATATAGCACTAAAGAGGGCAGTGCCTACGAAGACCTTGGGCTCGTTGTTGCTTTGCACGAAACCATAACCACAGCAGACCAGATGGCTACCTCAGTAACCGCTCTGGCGACAAGTCTCGTTACATTTGGCATTGATCATAAGGCCGCAGAGTTGCAAACCAAGTTCTCTGCTTTGCTGGATCTCAttgacaaaaacaagaaaaagatttgGCCTCCAGATGTGCAGGCTGATGAAGAAGAACCACAGTTTGGCCCTCACCTTACCACTGATGGGGCAGTCAACTTGTTTGAGAGGAATGATCCAAGGCACATTCCGTTTGCAACACAGAGAGTGAAAGAGCTTGAGCCGTGTCATCGCCATCCCCCACCCGTAACGAGGCCTAAGAATTGGGCTTTGCATATGTTGAAGCAGAAGTGA